From the genome of Candidatus Electrothrix communis, one region includes:
- a CDS encoding poly-gamma-glutamate biosynthesis protein PgsC/CapC, with the protein MTGPFILNIFPQGSLAGSVITPIWIGVCIVAWFNLRLGWVLSGLVVPGYLVPLLLIKPWAVCVILIEAVLTYLLVWFFSERLSKVFGFTNLFGRDRFFALLAVSVLVRLGVDTFLLPLLGEYLRTEWGILFDYRNDFHSFGLIITALIANQLWKPGLRTGTMNLVVTVGLTWLVVRFLLMEYTNFSVGSLAYMYENLAASMEAGPKAYIILLTTAYIASYYNLKYGWEYNGIVIPALLALVWYHPAKILVSVLETCIILVLAAAILRLPVFKKITMEGARKILLFFNICFIYKLLLGHLIVHYFPEQRVTDLYGFGYLLTTLMAIKMYDKGTFIRTTRVTLQVSFISLALASLIGFSMTLMPNFFVTLSAHNAPALPGLPAFPALFSSSQQRAKSITEVIRTDQVSLYRNLHRAISPLPAEMEQFSEALAALKTFRQTKESTALQQARQLLAGLNYGLERVGKQYLYLREQPPGRGWGIYALRLDPTQPLLIEVPAPLDEPGTAGAGAVLFEKFSASALAVAGTHKNAKNNDVLHSHQSMLHIFQKTFGKSALLQVRGASQGQTQQTQENRLWVRSKIPDALNLTTLRSLTGPFNLRWGTRAQGNLLREDTEARFAELVLSGGGKRALLAGSIFSGEGVISREGELALRGYLQEQLRKSKLESAAKKTKPSPRPLLEELLFFDREVLTPLVRLVRTWPENDGLAESTGLAMHKDALDNIADAAAVPGYELVHYRHTISGQEYFLLAEATGQKERHVGSVGSVVFRLGSGSDHIIQVPRPLFELQTAEYGAALFDKLGASALLLGGTQAGINTAADPLRPENRRNLFNLISQVLLRENSDRHLLIIQCRAAGRKDLGTDALLSCKDGLRLDDRSSSLKDTLTEQLQEDGLSWRLLTGEPAETGYRAGGIPQSLYLRQTTNKDFCALWLSPKTRFQYRHQLENTVQAQQFIVLGIKSVVGDLFSQLANLPPGKNLAPDQLPGLQNDIRQYIEFQDIIALQRLVRQWPALHFSRFLERNSGEAFLFVATAAGMRPMLVANLFPRSLAQTSSLSEDELNRANIEQYLSSKAAWLWIRSE; encoded by the coding sequence TTGACCGGTCCCTTTATCCTGAACATCTTTCCCCAAGGCAGTCTGGCCGGTTCGGTCATCACTCCTATATGGATAGGGGTCTGCATCGTGGCCTGGTTCAACCTGCGCCTGGGCTGGGTTCTGAGCGGTCTTGTGGTGCCGGGCTATCTGGTACCGCTCCTGCTCATAAAACCCTGGGCTGTCTGCGTCATCCTTATTGAGGCTGTCCTTACCTATCTGCTTGTCTGGTTCTTTTCAGAACGTTTATCCAAGGTTTTTGGTTTTACCAATTTATTTGGCCGCGACCGCTTCTTTGCCCTGCTCGCCGTCAGCGTGCTGGTCCGCCTAGGGGTGGACACCTTTCTTCTCCCCCTGCTGGGCGAATACCTCCGAACCGAATGGGGGATTCTTTTCGACTATCGCAATGACTTTCACAGCTTCGGCCTGATCATCACCGCATTGATCGCCAACCAGCTCTGGAAACCCGGCCTGCGGACCGGAACCATGAATCTTGTTGTGACCGTGGGCCTGACCTGGCTGGTTGTCCGCTTCCTCCTGATGGAGTACACCAATTTCAGTGTGGGCAGCCTCGCCTATATGTACGAGAATCTGGCCGCCTCAATGGAGGCCGGGCCAAAAGCCTATATTATCCTCCTGACCACCGCCTATATCGCCTCATACTATAATCTGAAATACGGCTGGGAATATAACGGGATCGTCATCCCGGCCCTACTGGCCCTGGTCTGGTATCATCCCGCCAAGATCCTTGTTTCCGTCCTGGAGACCTGCATCATCCTGGTGTTGGCCGCTGCAATCCTGCGCCTCCCTGTTTTTAAAAAAATCACTATGGAAGGGGCGAGAAAGATCCTGCTCTTTTTCAATATCTGCTTTATCTACAAACTGCTTCTCGGGCATCTCATTGTCCATTATTTCCCGGAACAACGGGTAACAGACCTCTACGGATTCGGCTATCTTCTTACCACTCTGATGGCTATCAAAATGTATGATAAGGGAACCTTTATCCGCACAACCCGAGTCACCCTCCAGGTATCCTTTATCTCCCTTGCCCTAGCAAGCCTGATCGGTTTTTCCATGACCCTGATGCCCAATTTCTTTGTTACTCTCTCTGCACATAACGCCCCTGCTCTCCCTGGCCTTCCTGCTTTCCCCGCTCTCTTCTCTTCCTCGCAACAAAGAGCAAAATCCATCACAGAGGTCATCCGGACAGACCAGGTCAGCCTGTACAGAAATCTGCACCGAGCAATCTCCCCCCTACCCGCAGAGATGGAGCAGTTCAGTGAGGCCCTGGCTGCATTAAAGACCTTCCGGCAGACAAAAGAATCAACTGCTCTGCAACAGGCCCGACAGCTGCTGGCTGGTCTGAACTACGGTTTGGAGCGGGTCGGAAAGCAGTATCTCTACCTCCGGGAACAGCCACCCGGCAGAGGATGGGGGATCTATGCCCTTCGTCTCGACCCAACACAGCCTTTATTGATCGAAGTCCCTGCGCCCTTGGATGAACCGGGAACCGCAGGGGCAGGTGCGGTCCTTTTTGAGAAATTTTCCGCCTCTGCTCTGGCTGTAGCCGGAACCCATAAAAACGCCAAGAACAACGATGTCCTGCACAGCCACCAAAGCATGCTCCACATCTTCCAGAAGACCTTTGGCAAGTCAGCTCTCCTTCAAGTCCGAGGAGCGTCTCAAGGGCAAACACAACAAACGCAGGAAAACCGCCTCTGGGTACGATCCAAAATTCCTGATGCATTAAATCTGACAACCCTGCGATCCCTGACAGGCCCCTTTAATCTACGCTGGGGAACACGAGCACAGGGTAACCTGCTCCGGGAGGATACAGAGGCCCGTTTTGCAGAACTGGTTCTCTCTGGGGGCGGCAAGCGGGCACTGCTGGCAGGATCGATATTTTCCGGGGAAGGGGTCATCAGTCGTGAAGGCGAGCTTGCTCTACGCGGCTATCTCCAGGAACAGTTGCGCAAAAGCAAACTGGAATCAGCAGCAAAAAAGACAAAGCCCTCCCCCAGACCTCTACTGGAAGAGCTGCTCTTTTTCGACCGAGAAGTCCTGACCCCGCTGGTCCGTCTCGTCCGCACCTGGCCGGAGAACGACGGGTTAGCCGAATCAACCGGATTAGCCATGCATAAGGATGCACTGGACAATATTGCGGACGCTGCTGCGGTACCGGGCTATGAATTGGTCCACTACCGACATACGATCAGCGGCCAAGAATATTTCCTCCTCGCTGAAGCAACAGGGCAGAAGGAGCGGCATGTTGGAAGCGTTGGAAGCGTTGTTTTCCGGCTGGGGTCGGGTTCCGACCATATCATCCAGGTGCCGCGCCCCCTGTTCGAACTGCAAACCGCAGAATACGGGGCTGCCCTGTTCGACAAACTCGGTGCCTCAGCCCTGCTCCTCGGCGGAACCCAGGCAGGCATAAACACGGCAGCAGATCCGCTCCGCCCTGAAAATCGGCGAAACCTCTTCAACCTTATCAGCCAGGTACTGCTGCGGGAAAATAGCGACCGCCATCTGCTGATCATCCAATGCCGGGCCGCCGGACGCAAGGATTTGGGCACAGATGCCCTGCTCTCCTGCAAGGACGGTCTTCGCCTGGACGACAGATCCTCAAGCCTGAAGGACACCTTGACGGAACAGCTGCAAGAGGACGGCCTGAGCTGGCGTCTCCTTACTGGCGAGCCTGCTGAAACCGGGTACAGGGCCGGAGGAATCCCCCAATCCTTGTATCTCCGCCAGACCACGAATAAGGATTTCTGCGCCCTCTGGCTCAGTCCAAAAACCCGATTCCAGTACCGGCACCAGCTGGAAAATACAGTTCAGGCCCAGCAGTTCATTGTCTTAGGAATCAAAAGCGTTGTGGGAGACCTGTTCAGCCAACTGGCAAACTTACCTCCAGGAAAGAATCTTGCCCCGGATCAGCTGCCAGGCTTGCAGAACGATATCAGGCAGTACATCGAATTTCAGGACATCATTGCCCTGCAACGGCTTGTCCGCCAATGGCCTGCCCTCCATTTCAGCCGTTTTCTGGAACGGAACAGCGGCGAGGCCTTCCTCTTTGTCGCGACCGCAGCAGGGATGCGGCCAATGCTGGTTGCCAACCTCTTTCCCCGTTCCCTGGCTCAGACCTCTTCCCTGTCCGAGGACGAGCTGAATCGGGCCAACATTGAGCAATACCTGAGCAGCAAGGCTGCCTGGCTATGGATCCGATCAGAATGA